From a region of the Aeoliella mucimassa genome:
- a CDS encoding Gfo/Idh/MocA family protein encodes MLNRRTFLATSAVAAGAAITRRASAQSDSPNDTIGLGFIGVGWRGGQLIDAFSSLPGMRIVALSDPDEDRLQNLSRVPEKLRGKLANAERFADMRKLIEHPEVDAVVVATCNHWHCLAAVRACKAGKDVYVEKPLGHNLWEQQQLVKAARANNCMVQVGTQQRSSPIQAQIKQLLHEEKIIGKPERVVVSRVGERKPIGKRDTPLQPPASVDYDLWLGPALDQPLYRNELHYDWHWDFNTGNGEMGNWGVHVMDDALNVAFKDQLGWPSAVTSAGMRAVWDDAGNTPNIQVAQYENEVLPLTYIMSNVVPFKQLMKGADYKGFNTGYTVFCEGGRYEGTRGQGRFVDNDGKEIKKLSGGSGNRHQRGFLDAVRSRKLDDLAAEVAIGHRSTAWCHFASIAGLEGVASEAAGAAPAGWDSLYNGFKSQVKAWDSGETASGAGKITINDQTGEIAELDSDAAEQLVKREYRTAEYEKEFEV; translated from the coding sequence ATGCTTAATCGTCGCACGTTTCTTGCCACTTCCGCAGTTGCCGCCGGCGCTGCTATCACACGTCGCGCATCGGCTCAGTCCGATTCGCCAAACGACACCATCGGACTCGGATTCATCGGCGTCGGTTGGCGCGGTGGGCAGTTGATCGATGCCTTCAGTAGCTTGCCCGGCATGCGAATTGTCGCCCTGAGCGATCCGGACGAGGATCGCCTGCAGAATCTGAGCCGTGTTCCTGAGAAGCTCCGCGGCAAGCTGGCCAACGCCGAACGCTTTGCCGACATGCGCAAGCTGATCGAGCACCCCGAAGTCGATGCCGTGGTGGTAGCCACTTGTAATCACTGGCATTGCCTGGCGGCGGTGCGTGCTTGCAAGGCGGGTAAAGACGTCTACGTCGAAAAGCCACTGGGGCACAACTTGTGGGAACAACAGCAACTGGTCAAAGCCGCTCGGGCCAACAACTGCATGGTGCAAGTTGGCACCCAGCAGCGTTCGAGCCCCATCCAAGCTCAGATCAAACAACTGCTGCACGAAGAGAAAATTATCGGCAAGCCCGAGCGGGTGGTGGTGAGTCGTGTCGGCGAGCGAAAGCCGATTGGCAAACGGGATACCCCGCTGCAGCCGCCTGCTTCGGTCGATTACGACCTGTGGCTCGGCCCCGCGCTGGATCAACCGCTGTACCGCAACGAGTTGCATTACGACTGGCACTGGGACTTCAACACCGGCAACGGCGAGATGGGCAACTGGGGCGTGCATGTGATGGACGACGCTCTGAACGTGGCCTTCAAGGACCAACTCGGCTGGCCTTCTGCAGTGACCTCGGCCGGCATGCGGGCCGTTTGGGACGACGCTGGCAACACGCCAAACATCCAAGTCGCCCAGTACGAAAACGAGGTGCTTCCGCTCACGTATATCATGAGCAATGTGGTTCCCTTCAAGCAGCTCATGAAGGGAGCCGACTACAAAGGCTTTAATACCGGATACACCGTGTTCTGCGAAGGTGGCCGATACGAAGGCACTCGCGGCCAAGGTCGATTCGTCGATAACGATGGCAAGGAAATCAAGAAGCTCTCGGGTGGCTCGGGTAATCGACACCAAAGGGGCTTCTTGGATGCCGTGCGTAGTCGTAAGCTCGACGACCTCGCGGCCGAAGTGGCTATCGGCCATCGTTCGACTGCTTGGTGTCACTTCGCCAGCATTGCCGGCCTAGAAGGCGTTGCCAGCGAAGCAGCCGGTGCGGCTCCCGCAGGTTGGGACTCGCTGTACAACGGTTTCAAGTCGCAGGTCAAAGCCTGGGACAGCGGCGAAACTGCCTCCGGAGCGGGCAAGATCACCATCAACGATCAAACCGGCGAAATCGCCGAACTCGATTCCGACGC